The following proteins come from a genomic window of Salvia hispanica cultivar TCC Black 2014 chromosome 4, UniMelb_Shisp_WGS_1.0, whole genome shotgun sequence:
- the LOC125221671 gene encoding uncharacterized protein LOC125221671 isoform X1, producing MKRSWGGSLSVSIRWQFWFSCLVPFGLFLSLYFVRQCGCRYGCFFLHPVTEDWHPVVPCRLQWIDLSKVQHLLGLVIMLSYGVQVCMSTFSHFQQCFEVVDYGFDLQLLSEWNQWLPFLGCLRFGRWAMWWTFVANRKLWLDHGLHHI from the exons ATGAAG AGATCTTGGGGTGGCTCTCTATCAGTATCCATAAGATGGCAGTTCTGGTTTTCATGCTTGGTTCCCTTTGGTCTGTTTCTTTCACTTTACTTTGTACGTCAATGTGGTTGTAGATATGGTTGCTTCTTTCTTCATCCTGTGACAG AGGATTGGCATCCAGTTGTTCCTTGTCGGTTACAATGGATAGATCTG AGCAAGGTTCAGCATTTGTTGGGTCTTGTCATTATGCTCAGTTACGGTGTTCAAGTCTGCATGTCTACATTCAGTCATTTTCAGCAGTGTTTTGAAGTTGTGGACTATGG TTTTGATTTGCAGCTTTTGAGTGAGTGGAATCAATGGCTCCCTTTTCTGGGATGTTTG AGGTTTGGTCGTTGGGCGATGTGGTGGACTTTTGTGGCTAACAGAAAGTTGTGGCTAGATCATGGACTGCATCATATTTAG
- the LOC125221671 gene encoding uncharacterized protein LOC125221671 isoform X2, with the protein MKRSWGGSLSVSIRWQFWFSCLVPFGLFLSLYFVRQCGCRYGCFFLHPVTEDWHPVVPCRLQWIDLSKVQHLLGLVIMLSYGVQVCMSTFSHFQQCFEVVDYGGLVVGRCGGLLWLTESCG; encoded by the exons ATGAAG AGATCTTGGGGTGGCTCTCTATCAGTATCCATAAGATGGCAGTTCTGGTTTTCATGCTTGGTTCCCTTTGGTCTGTTTCTTTCACTTTACTTTGTACGTCAATGTGGTTGTAGATATGGTTGCTTCTTTCTTCATCCTGTGACAG AGGATTGGCATCCAGTTGTTCCTTGTCGGTTACAATGGATAGATCTG AGCAAGGTTCAGCATTTGTTGGGTCTTGTCATTATGCTCAGTTACGGTGTTCAAGTCTGCATGTCTACATTCAGTCATTTTCAGCAGTGTTTTGAAGTTGTGGACTATGG AGGTTTGGTCGTTGGGCGATGTGGTGGACTTTTGTGGCTAACAGAAAGTTGTGGCTAG
- the LOC125221706 gene encoding carboxypeptidase O has product MGIRRSLNPLPSILILACLVVVLTDRFPSAHGKSGGSATKDAGITPINHDLYHTSGALLEEVESLVHRHPDKLSIETLSGTNKGYKAEITVVTYDRDRKDNDDKAKLRILLTFGQHGRELITTELALRFLSILSEEEFLPNINRSTFNRTLSRLVIKVVPMENLNGRKLVEDGELCERRNGRGVDLNRNWGVDWGKKEKDYDPYEENPGTGPFSEPETQLMRKLSVSFEPHIWVNVHSGMEALFMPYDHKNTTPDGVPSQIMKSMLEALNHIHLKDSCLIGSGGASVGYLAHGTATDYMYDVARVPMAFTFEIFGDLKASQKDCFKMFNPIDIISFNRVLNDWSAAFFQMFTMGVQQMDGLQSKAVASSFDHWVSIDDYLNGYLMHRKSRYGKKMEVLELGLREIRTYFRLFLLSSVLLLFMFCSRISKSTRPLVSAISL; this is encoded by the exons ATGGGAATTCGCCGTAGCCTGAATCCCCTCCCCAGTATCCTGATTTTGGCGTGTTTAGTGGTGGTGTTGACCGATCGATTTCCCTCCGCTCATGGAAAATCTGGAGGCAGTGCCACAAAGGATGCGGGTATCACCCCCATCAATCACGATCTTTACCATACTAG TGGAGCTCTACTGGAGGAAGTCGAATCATTGGTTCACCGCCACCCAGATAAACTCTCG ATTGAGACACTGTCTGGTACGAATAAGGGATACAAGGCAGAGATCACTGTTGTTACTTATGACCGTGATAGGAAAGACAATGATGACAAAGCAAAGCTCAGGATTCTGCTT ACTTTTGGACAGCATGGTAGGGAGCTTATTACGACTGAGCTAGCATTGCGGTTTCTCTCCATCCTGAGCGAAGAGGAGTTTTTACCCAACATCAACCGTTCTACTTTTAACAGGACACTTAGTAGGCTTGTCATAAAG GTTGTTCCAATGGAAAATTTGAATGGCCGCAAACTTGTTGAAGATGGAGAGCTTTGTGAAAGAAGAAATG GAAGAGGAGTTGATCTCAACCGTAATTGGGGTGTAGATTGGGGTAAAAAGGAGAAG GACTATGATCCATATGAAGAGAATCCTGGGACAGGTCCTTTTAGTGAGCCTGAGACACAACTTATGCGAAAACTGTCTGTTTCATTTGAACCACACATTTGGGTTAATGTGCACTCTGGGATGGAG GCTTTGTTTATGCCATATGATCACAAAAATACGACGCCAGATGGGGTACCTTCACAGATAATGAAATCAATGCTTGAAGCGTTGAACCACATTCACCTCAAAGATAGTTGCTTAATAGGCTCTGGTGGAGCATCTGTTGG GTATCTTGCCCATGGCACAGCTACTGACTACATGTATGATGTTGCAAGGGTGCCCATGGCTTTTACTTTTGAG ATATTTGGAGATCTCAAAGCCTCCCAAAAAGACTGCTTCAAAATGTTCAATCCTATAGACATCATCTCCTTCAAC AGAGTTCTCAACGACTGGTCAGCTGCATTCTTCCAGATGTTCACCATGGGTGTGCAGCAGATGGATGGACTACAATCTAAGGCAGTAGCGTCCAGTTTCGACCATTGGGTATCGATAGACGACTATCTTAACGGATATCTGATGCACAGGAAAAGCAGATATGGGAAGAAGATGGAGGTTCTTGAGCTAGGCCTGCGGGAAATAAGGACGTATTTCAGATTGTTCTTGCTATCTTCTGTCCTCCTGCTCTTCATGTTCTGCTCTAGAATTTCCAAGAGCACTCGCCCGCTTGTTTCTGCCATCTcactctaa
- the LOC125221705 gene encoding LOW QUALITY PROTEIN: pentatricopeptide repeat-containing protein At5g42310, chloroplastic (The sequence of the model RefSeq protein was modified relative to this genomic sequence to represent the inferred CDS: inserted 2 bases in 1 codon), with the protein MNTLLLPPPPFHLRLPPLHFLPPPPLLRHRHPFHAASQQLTPISPDDHDLYDAALLPNPHYDFAPLLTFLSNHPDPPTXPLHLVESYAAVPAPLWHSLIKNLSSSPSNFPTAYALVSWLQRHNLCFSYELLYSILINALGRSEKLYEAFLLSQRRSLTPLTYNALIGACARNGDLEKALNLMERMRRDGYQSDYVNYSLVIQALMRNNIVDVSILEKLYGEMDADRIELDGQLLNDVATAFAKAGDVDRALYFLGVMQGSGLSPKTSTLVAVVSELGGLGRVEEAEAVFEELKEGGLWPRTRAYNALLRGYVKVGALRDAECVVSEMERCQVSPDEHTYSLLIDAYGNAGRWESARIVLKEMEANGVKPNSYVFSRILASYRDRGEWQRSFQVLKEMSNCGVSPDRQFYNVMIDTFGKYNCLEHMMAAFGKMKEEGIEPDTVTWNTLIDCHCKQGHHGKAEELFEEMQETGCSPCTTTYNIMINSFGAQERWDDVNGLLGRMQSLGLLPNAITYTTLIDIYGQSGRFDDAIECLEAMKSAGLKPSSTMYNALINAYAQKGLSEQAVNAFRVMRSDGLKPSILALNSLINAFGEDRRDAEAFSVLQYMKDNNLKPDVVTYTTLMKALVRVDKYEKVPAVFEEMLLSGCTPDRKARAMLRSALRYMKSALNV; encoded by the exons ATGAACACTCTCCTCCTCCCTCCCCCGCCCTTCCACCTCCGCCTCCCTCCCCTCCACTTCCTCCCCCCTCCCCCCCTcctccgccaccgccaccCCTTCCACGCCGCCTCTCAGCAGCTCACCCCAATCTCCCCCGACGACCACGACCTCTACGACGCCGCTCTCCTCCCAAACCCTCACTACGACTTCGCCCCTCTCCTCACCTTCCTCTCCAACCACCCCGACCCCCCCAC CCCCCTCCACCTCGTCGAGTCCTACGCCGCCGTCCCCGCACCTCTCTGGCACTCCCTCATCAAAAACCTCTCCTCCTCCCCCTCCAATTTCCCCACCGCTTACGCTCTGGTGAGCTGGCTCCAGCGCCACAATCTCTGCTTCAGCTACGAGCTTCTGTATTCCATCTTAATCAACGCGCTCGGCCGGAGCGAGAAGCTCTACGAGGCCTTCCTCCTCTCCCAGCGCCGGAGCTTGACGCCACTGACATACAACGCGCTGATCGGCGCGTGCGCGAGGAACGGCGACCTTGAAAAAGCCCTAAATTTGATGGAGAGGATGCGGCGAGACGGGTACCAATCTGATTATGTTAATTACAGTCTGGTTATTCAAGCTCTGATGAGGAATAACATTGTGGATGTGTCAATTTTGGAGAAGTTGTATGGTGAAATGGATGCTGATAGGATTGAATTGGATGGCCAGTTGTTGAATGATGTAGCTACGGCTTTTGCCAAGGCTGGGGATGTGGATAGGGCGTTGTATTTTTTGGGGGTGATGCAGGGGAGCGGGCTGAGCCCGAAGACGAGCACGTTGGTGGCCGTGGTGAGTGAGTTGGGGGGTTTGGGGCGGGTggaggaggcggaggcggtTTTTGAGGAGTTGAAGGAGGGTGGATTGTGGCCGAGGACGAGGGCTTATAATGCTCTCTTGAGAGGCTATGTGAAGGTGGGGGCCTTGAGGGACGCGGAGTGTGTGGTGTCGGAGATGGAGAGGTGTCAGGTCTCGCCCGATGAGCACACGTATAGCTTGCTCATCGATGCTTATGGGAATGCAGGGAGGTGGGAGAGTGCTAGGATCGTGTTGAAGGAGATGGAGGCGAACGGTGTGAAGCCGAATTCTTATGTGTTTAGTCGGATCTTGGCTAGTTATAGGGACCGGGGGGAGTGGCAGAGGTCATTTCAGGTTCTCAAGGAGATGAGCAATTGTGGGGTGAGTCCTGATAGACAGTTCTATAATGTGATGATCGATACGTTTGGGAAGTATAACTGCCTCGAGCATATGATGGCGGCTTTTGGCAAGATGAAGGAGGAGGGTATTGAACCGGATACAGTGACGTGGAATACGCTTATAGATTGCCATTGTAAGCAAGGGCATCATGGTAAAGCGGAGGAGCTGTTTGAGGAGATGCAGGAAACTGGGTGTTCGCCTTGCACAACTACGTATAATATCATGATTAATTCATTTGGGGCGCAAGAGAGGTGGGATGATGTGAATGGCTTGTTGGGAAGGATGCAGAGTCTAGGACTGTTGCCTAATGCTATCACCTATACCACCCTCATTGATATTTATGGACAATCGGGGCGATTTGATGATGCTATTGAGTGTTTGGAGGCTATGAAATCAGCTGGATTGAAACCTTCCTCCACAATGTACAATGCTCTCATCAATGCCTATGCACAGAAG GGATTATCGGAGCAAGCTGTGAATGCATTTAGGGTCATGAGAAGCGACGGTTTGAAACCTAGCATCTTGGCTCTAAACTCGTTGATTAATGCGTTTGGGGAGGACAGGAGAGATGCCGAAGCATTTTCTGTGTTGCAGTACATGAAAGATAAT AACTTGAAACCCGACGTTGTTACCTACACCACGCTCATGAAAGCATTAGTTCGTGTGGATAAGTATGAAAAG GTTCCTGCAGTTTTTGAGGAAATGCTTCTCTCTGGATGCACTCCTGACCGAAAAGCTAGAGCAATGTTAAGATCAGCTCTAAGATACATGAAGTCAGCTCTTAATGTGTAG
- the LOC125223574 gene encoding pre-rRNA-processing protein TSR1 homolog, producing the protein MGGSRHQMNKSHKTRFASKSSRNVHKISSQDKLKVSKSDGGIGKGAKAARLQRNKMMREQKRAAVLKEKRALSGPSSPPRVIVLFGLSACVDLNAVEEDILSLLSEEGRTTTFPAAASSEYKLRTTVLKAPHGDLVACMEMAKVADLLAFVASQNSLHEADDTVSFIDSFGSQCLSVFRTLGLPSTTVLIRDLPEDLKRRHELKKMCMSVLAPEFPEDCKFYPADKKDELHKFMWLFKEQRLTAPHWRNQRSYLMAQKVETETDDTSSPGKCTLVLTGYIRAHSLSVNQLVHVAGAGDFPLSKIELLKDPCPLNLRKGADLMDSENDIQVLSCLTADPMKQEPLVVENAPDILAGEQTWPTEAEMAEAERNYKEKKMKKKRLPKGISEYQAAWIVDDSDADYSDSEGDDDGMVVDDGENGFPGQKLQNDLEFDEDQASLNLRDSDDETDTESVMMMDGDNLTNEQIAEQIRKIKEEHAEDEEFPDEVDTPIDVPARKRFAKYRGVKSFRTSTWDPKESLPPEYSRIFAFDNFTRTQKHVLAKALDMLQEADECIPVGSYARLYIKDVSAGIASKLCTLSKRLPVVASGLLQHESKISVLHFSIKKHDSYEAPIKAKEELLFHVGFRQFTSRPIFSSDSINASKHKMERFLHPGTFSVASIYAPICFHSLPLVALKSQGEDTYPAVAAVGSLRSVDPDRIILKKIILTGYPQRVSKSKATVRYMFHNPEDVRWFKPVEVWSKCGRRGRIREPVGTHGAMKCILNGVIQQHDTVCMSLFKRSYPKWPQQWFPLNSGSD; encoded by the exons ATGGGAGGGTCTAGGCACCAGATGAATAAGTCACATAAAACTCGATTTGCTTCGAAATCATCGCGCAATGTTCATAAAATTTCTTCTCAag ATAAGCTGAAGGTGTCAAAATCTGATGGAGGTATTGGTAAAGGAGCAAAGGCCGCACGGCTGCAACGTAACAAAATG ATGAGAGAGCAGAAGAGAGCTGCAGTTTTGAAGGAGAAGAGGGCATTGTCGGGGCCGTCAAGCCCCCCTCGTGTTATT gTGCTCTTTGGGCTTTCGGCTTGTGTAGACTTGAATGCCGTTGAAGAAGATATTCTATCACTGCTATCTGAAGAGGGACGTACCACTACTTTCCCAGCTGCTGCATCATCGGAGTACAAACTAAGAACCACA GTTTTAAAAGCTCCTCATGGTGATCTTGTTGCGTGCATGGAAATGGCAAAG GTTGCTGATTTGCTTGCCTTTGTGGCATCTCAAAACTCCTTACATGAAGCGGATGATACTGTTAGTTTCATCGATTCATTTGGCTCTCAGTGTCTTTCTGTGTTCAGAACACTTGGTCTACCAAGCACCACAGTGCTGATTCGT GATCTACCTGAGGACTTGAAAAGAAGACATGAACTAAAGAAGATGTGCATGTCAGTGCTTGCTCCTGAATTTCCAGAAGATTGTAAGTTTTACCCCGCTGATAAAAAGGATGAACTGCATAAG TTTATGTGGCTTTTCAAGGAGCAAAGGCTCACAGCACCTCATTGGCGAAACCAACGTTCTTACCTTATGGCCCAGAAG GTTGAAACGGAAACTGATGATACCAGTAGTCCTGGAAAATGCACACTTGTCCTTACTGGTTATATACGTGCACACAGCCTCTCAGTTAATCAACTG GTTCACGTTGCTGGAGCAGGGGATTTCCCACTGTCTAAGATTGAACTTCTTAAGGATCCATGTCCCTTGAATCTAAGGAAAGGAGCAGACCTCATGGATTCTGAGAATGATATCCAG GTGCTGTCATGCCTTACCGCTGATCCAATGAAACAAGAGCCTTTAGTTGTTGAAAATGCTCCCGATATATTGGCAGGAGAACAG ACATGGCCTACAGAGGCAGAAATGGCTGAAGCAGAAAGAAATTACAAggaaaagaagatgaaaaagaaGAGGCTTCCTAAGGGCATCTCTGAATACCAG GCCGCATGGATTGTGGATGATTCAGATGCTGATTATTCTGATAGTGAAGGTGACGATGATGGTATGGTAGTGGACGATGGTGAGAATGGGTTTCCTGGCCAGAAGCTTCAGAACGATTTAGAGTTTGACGAAGATCAGGCTTCACTAAATCTGCGAGATTCTGATGACGAAACCGATACAGAGTCTGTAATGATGATG GATGGTGACAACTTAACTAATGAGCAGATTGCTGAGCAGATTCGAAAAATCAAAGAAGAACATGCAGAAGATGAGG AATTTCCTGATGAAGTAGATACACCCATAGATGTTCCAGCCCGGAAAAGATTTGCTAAATACAGAGGTGTAAAATCATTCAGAACTTCAACATGGGATCCTAAA GAATCTTTGCCTCCTGAGTATTCTAGGATTTTTGCATTTGATAATTTCACGAGAACACAAAAGCATGTTCTGGCAAAAGCTCTTGATATGTTGCAAGAGGCTGATGAGTGTATACCTGTTGGCTCGTATGCAAGGCTTTATATCAAGGATGTTAGTGCTGGTATTGCATCCAAGTTATGCACACTGTCTAAAAGATTGCCAGTAGTAGCTTCTGGTCTCTTACAGCATGAGTCCAAAATCTCTGTGCTACATTTCAG TATTAAGAAGCATGATTCATATGAGGCTCCTATCAAAGCAAAAGAAGAACTCCTATTTCATGTGGGATTCCGCCAGTTTACATCTAG GCCAATATTCTCTTCAGATAGTATCAATGCTAGTAAACACAAAATGGAGAGGTTTCTTCATCCAGGAACATTTTCAGTAGCTTCGATATATGCTCCGATATGCTTTCATTCTCTTCCTCTGGTCGCTTTAAAGAGCCAAGGAGAAGACACCTATCCTGCAGTAGCTGCAGTTGGTTCTTTGAGAAGTGTTGACCCTGATCGGATCATactcaagaaaataattttaacgGG TTATCCACAACGTGTATCTAAATCAAAAGCAACTGTGAGATACATGTTCCACAATCCGGAGGATGTAAGATGGTTCAAG CCCGTTGAAGTTTGGTCAAAATGTGGCCGTCGTGGTCGCATTAGAGAACCAGTAGGAACACACG GGGCAATGAAGTGCATCCTTAATGGCGTCATTCAGCAGCACGACACGGTTTGCATGAGCTTGTTCAAGCGCAGTTATCCCAAGTGGCCTCAACAATGGTTTCCATTAAACTCTGGATCAGATTAA